The genomic interval TGTCACAGGAATCTGACATTTCTTCAGCTCTGTAAACATCAGCAGGGTTTGCAACAAAATGGTGTTAACGGTGACTCATTCTTCTTTTAGACCTATGAGTTATAATAACTTGAATTGACAAAGCAACCATGTATTGATATAAGTTCAGTATCTTTAAGTATCAGGAAATAGAATACAAAGTTACAATAGAAATAATTATCTGGGATGTACCAATAAATGAAAGTTTAAACTGATTGTGAAGCACTAACCAGTTTGAGAAGAAGGCTGTGCATCACATCAACATCAACTGATTAACAGGAAAATACATTCCTTCTACTCTATAAACATCAGCAATGTTCTTAACATctaacataaaaatgtgttaaCAGTGACTCTCTCCTCAAAACAGTAGTCGTTAACTGAACCCAAAGTCAAGCTTAAGGTAAAGACTTTAAAGACAAACTTCATGATTCCTCTTGGATTCTgaaaagacaattaaaaaaatactgcAAAAAGAAGAaacgaaaaaaacaaaaatgttaaaacaaaaagtcactAATTTATATCCCATCACCAACATAAtttcaacaaaacaagttcattatttttttcatcagcTATGagttatttttcaacatacaagtTTTGACGAAGAAATTGTGAATCAATAAGCTTATTATCTTTAAGTATGACTAttacaaaatatgtattatcTATCAAGCAATGAAAGTTTAAACTTATTATAAATCTGTGAAGTACTAACCAGTTTCAGAAGAAGGCTGCACATCAAATCAACATGAACATATTGACAGAAAATCACACATACAGCCACCTATTGATTACATCATCAATGTTCCTGGTCCCTCTGGGTTTGAATGCATTGTTTAAATTTGTGAAGCATGTTCAAGATAAAATCTAAACCCATTTCCCTATTTACAGACCAAGATTCTAACAGGTCTTCATCATTGCTCTTGATTTTGTTCAACTGGACGCAGGTACGCAAAGTTGGCTTTGTGATAAACCTTGAATCCTGGGTAAACAGGTTCAGTGAATGTGGTGCGAAAGGTGTAGAGGTGCGTCAGCGTGTTAGAGGAGactctgtagaaggacagagttCCAGCAGGCCAGTCCAGATACACCCCAACTATGTTACAGCCAGAGGGGAAAGAAATTTCCTTCACTTTCTTTCCATTATGATATGCTCTGATTAAGCGTGAGGGGACAGTTGATTTCTGGCCTAAAGTCCACGAAACTACATTATGTCCAAGCTTGCCATCTGAACGGTGCGATTTTCTGTCAATTTTACAGTATGCAACGGCAACATAAACAGATTGTTTAGAACTCTGACTccactccacctcccagtaatgTTGCCCAGATAAGCTTTCTTTGCACAACACCTGAGGATGTGTATCAAACCTGTCTGGGTGATCAGGATAGTACTGCTTCGCGCCACATGTTGCCTTCTTGTTTCCCTCAGACAGAGTGAGCAGGCAGTTAacagtgtttgggtccagatTGAGATCACAGGCATCTGATGGAGAgaccaaaacaaaatgtgttatCAGTTATTCTGATGGTCAAACAGGTTTCTGGAGGAGAGTTATTAGTACAGCATGTTTTTGACTTGAACAAAAATTTAAACAGACTTACACCAGATCAGATCTCTTCTGTCTGTGATTTTCTCCACAGGAGGGAGTTCAAGGTTTGAAACATCTTCACTGACCAAATTGCCGCTCTTGTAATGGTAGATGGTTGCTCCTGTGTAGTTCTTGTTTGCAATGACTGCTATGAGGAAACGGAATCGACTGTTGTTCTTCTGTGCTTTGGCAAAGTTATGGAAAGCTTTGGTTTTTTCTCTCATATTACTAAAAACTTCATCTGAGTAGTACCATGGATCTTCAATGGTACTTCCTAATTTTTGAACGCCCAAGTAGTCGGCCATCACATCAAGGTCGGTATCACCCCTTTCCACTGAAGTGAAAACAAAGCACAGAGCATCTTCTACACCTGGAGCAAGAACCTGTCTGTCCAGTTCTGACTGATTTGGGACGATCTTTGTTCCCTCCATGGTATCTACACAGGATCTGATGACAttgatttctctctctttacgaTCCAGCCACTGGGTTAGTTTTTCCTGACTGAATGGTGACTTGTCTCTGTCTTCAAAGAGTTGGTACAGTGAGATCTCATCTTCTTTACCTTCACGGATGGAGGAAAGATTCTTTGCCAAGGCCTGCTGGAGGTTAGATGCATAATTACCACATAATTTTTGGAGAGTGCTCAACTCTTCTCGAATCACAGAAACATTCTTTACCACTTTGTCTTCTAGAGAATCGTTGCATCTCATTTCTATTTCCCTTAAATCTTCTAGATTATCCTGGGCCTTCCTAACTAGTCCGTCGCTGATCTCCCTCGTCAGCTCAGCAGCTTCAGGGTCCAAATTTTTCAGCGGCATCAGCCAGACCTTCACTGGAACAgccttctctcctttttctcccaGTAGCTTTGGGAGTTGCTCGTAGGTCTTCACTGCATCTTGAAATGTTGAAGGGTTGCTTTCAAGAATTAAGTCTCCGTGGAATTTGCAGGATAATTTATTGGTCAGGTCTTTTTCTTCATTAGTCAACTTGAGCTCAGTTTTCGcctcaatttttttaaattcaaaatagGGGATCATCGTTATCGCAGCACGCATTCTGTCCTGGATGTCCTGAACACTGCTGGCCTCAAACTTCTCACtgtcaaacacaaagaaagcatttGCCCCATAAAGGATGCCTGTGACTACATGTGTTGCTGAGCTCTTCTTAATGACATCCATCTGTTGGGTTTCCATGGTTAGATGTTCAATAATTAACTGCGTGAAGTTGGTGGTAGCTTTGTACTGACACGTCACTCTGCTCTGATTGTAGAATTTCTTCTTATCATTCAGATACTTGGCAGATCCTCCAACTTCAATCTGTCCACACAGGAAACTGGCCTTCATAGAAGGTTCAACATCCAGCAGAGTGCACTTGGATTCAGTGGAGTCAGATGTAGAAATTTCAAATGCACTGGTGCGCTGAGAGATTTCAGTTATCTTCCCTTGTAGAGTTTTATCATCCCACAATGTCAAACCTATAGAAATACGAAACCATCAGTCATCTCTTAAAGCAGGAAAATCATGTTGATGTAAAGTCACAGAAAACTAATAATAATCATTTAGATTTCTACATGTTGCAGCTTATTCCTAACTCAGCAGTTCCCTAAACAGCTTCTATATAAATTGCTTGATTCATTCTTTGACATGGACCTACTTAATAAAGGAACTACTGGATTGAGAGGTTATGGCAACATTATACAACAATTTgtatttttacctttattttaccagggAAAATAATCATATTGACATTACAATCTAATTTACAAGTGAGCCCTGGCCAAGAAGGCAGCACATAGAGGATacactttaaaggggtgatagaatgcaaccattacacctctttcctctgcaaatctcacaatttgaaactgctgctgaaagcaggcgaatctcaacaaagcttaAAGTTGATTTCAACTCGGTGGCTgtaccttatttggctctaccATTTACCTTTGTCAcaacccaacatttacatagccCACTGATCTGGGATCAGTTTGTCTTGTGAGTcataggtcacgcagatcttaAATATTTTAAACGTTGTCCGTCcgctatttcattactaaattcacttctgagacttttttatacGACAAAAcaactatgtagagctcaaataCGGGCtgttttccaaaaatgtatggctaattgcaaatttagtCCAACTGTTTCGGAATTCAGAAGCTCCGCAGTATGACGTGACAGCCGGTGACTGCCCGGACTGTCCACCTTGATAGACCCAGCTAGttaatttacaaatgatgaaatacgAGTAACAAATTAGACACACAGATGCGCATTCACAGAtacaaatgcctctgcattcatttgtgacTTGTGTTTCACAAGTCACAAATTAGAGACACAGATACAACACAGatttacaaatacaaatgtgtgtgtgtgtgtgtgtgtgtgtgtgtgtgtgtgtgtgtgtgtgtgtgtgtgcgcgacaCACTGGAGgatgaaaaaactgtaacaaaactgTGTATCTGGTGCTTTGTACAGTAACATTAGTTGATGAGTTCATGTGTCAGGGCAGAAATTAAGATTGAAGCCAGCGGCGGCCGGGCATGTCTGGATATGTCTGTAGTTTGGAATGTTAACAGACAGTGTGAAAGCAAAGCTGGCGCTGAGAAAAAAAGGGATTGTTTTGCGCAGAAATTTTGATATATTTGATTTAGGTAGGACTTGAATTCAGTGTgtgaaatacatataaaaaccTGCAGTTTTACCTGATTTTGCCAAACTCTTTTTTAGTTTGCGGATTATCATACTTGTATGTACTTGTATGTACTTGATCTTGGATTGTATTTAGATTTACTAGGTGCTAAACGTGTAGTTAAATATGAAGGAGTGTATCCTTTTGAGCCTTCTTGTGTTGAGTGAGGGCCAACCAACCATTTGATATGATACACAGTGATGGGTAGAGTACTTTGCATGCACTATAAATCTCAGTGGTTAATGATACACAGAATCCAATGATTTTAACAGGGTCTTTGTGGAGTGTCTGTTAAACACATCTCCGAAAAAGGTAGATTCAACCAGCTTTTTCCTGACTTTCTGTGTGAAGCAAGAACTGCCTTTGAGGTAAAAACCCAGCTTTAAagtggtgatagaatgattatatagggtattttaacaacaacagagagcagaagccagcaggcaagtgttcataaacttctggtgtacttacaaactttccaatccatcgttttatgagtacataacctatatgtactagtgcaGAAGTTTAGTATCATTTCGgtcattattagtggggtcatttacgagatacaaacgtgggtccattagcccctgcgctaataagctattcagctgataatgctactctgcgctaactctcccaatgttagacccaggtgaaaaaagcttctcgGGGactgtttggctcgaggtcatggtgcaaaggaccctagggtgaaattactctgaaccatcactttaaggtctcctaatggggtatgtaacattggttgggctaaaaattgcccgaatgctattttattgggcccttaactaccctttgaatatggctctatttgtaacaagagcttttcttacaaatatggtatgctcatgaatattcagaatgagctgcgcgctgatatgtttgagcaaactacatagaaacacatgggatactcgacagcaggtctcatatttcagacactgcaaagttatacattgtttgtcgggctatttcgtttttaaattcacttctgagactttttttaagcaagaaatcaactatataaagctcaaatatgggccattttacgaaaattgatggccagttgcaaatttggtaagactgtgtgtcggatttcagtgccggtgctgcctgtgttgctgcctcgccgccggctggcagcccacagcactccatacccgcgcaaagtcaccgtcttttgggctaatggacaaccatggcccgttgtgtgagagtgagagcgcggtcagcgagcttgttacaccagcaatctcttaccacatgttatgCACATGTcatgccacttatacaacatctacctaaatgtcttataaagctaacaacggtgtccgatttcaaattaatgaatatttgtgaagactaggtgttttgttagctgcggctgtcccttcaatcctagctagctatgtgtagctacaaatcacggatagttagcttcattttcggcgtaaattcgagtatatttacagtttgaattttgtcacgccacttatacaacatttaactaaatgtcttataaagctaacaacggtgtccgatttcaagttaaagaatatttgtgaagactaggtgtttcgttagctgcgactgccCCTTCAATTCTAGCTAGGCCtatatgtagctacaaatcaatAAGGAGTTTATTTTACATCATATGGACATTTAGAAAGGAGAAATGCAATACATTCTTAATTCCAAAACTATATTTAGCAATTATTTAGTCAACATTTTTTcctcatcacaacattttttttcatggaACTTGTCccattttctcaaaatattcttttcacatttccattACTCTCCACATGATGGGCAGAGTGTAACTGTGTGCTCTCTGCAGATGTGCTTCTTTTACACTTGCATATGCCATGCATAGCTGGATTTGGCATCACAGGATGCccatattttgatgccatactTGGCAGTGGCAAGGGACAGCGCCCCCCTGAATTGAACAAAGCTTTCGTCTACAGTGACATGGGAACCAGGATTGTACAAGACAGGTACAATTTCGACCCATTTATCCCTTACATCTCTGATTACAGCTAGTTTGTCTTTTTCACGTCAACGAGCTCTCGTGTGGTGGAACACCCGAGATATCACTTGAAATGACTCCAGAGACATTGTTGCTCGAAAGATCCGGATCAACAATAGCATTGTCCTTGGTCTCTGAAAGATCCTCTGACCCTGAAACCTCTTCCTCTACATCACGATTACCATCAAAAATACGTGCTAAAACTTCTTGAGTGGCAAATCTTCGGCAGCTCATTTTGTAGTGTGCATGTCAAAGAGATGACATAACAACAGTGAAGAGGACAAGCGTGAGAAAGCTTCTCCTCCTTTACAAACACACATCTGGTTCTAAATGGGTGTTGAAAGACAGTCAAATTGCAAATAAATGCAATCAAAATAAAGGGCATCAAAGAGAGATATTTATTTTGGGTctctgggtcaaaatgacccgcaacatcatttttgtatacaaactctGAACAGACATTCCATTACACATCAGTGTGTTCTGATTTAACAGACAAGTTTATGACCCTAAATGAGATAATGTCATAAGATTTCATGAAGAAAAAGATAGGTTAACCAGTATTTTGGGCAACACAAAAACGgaaatgggtcaaattgacccttaACATAATACGAGGGTTAAATTCGGGCAAATTGAATATGTTGAAACAGGAATTAGAAGAACAAGAggtaaaactaatgaaaaaagaCTAAATTAAGACAAAGGCAGGCAaagaatgcaaaaacacacatgcaactgcctgaagaaaaagaaaaaaaaactcagatagAGAACAACACCTGTCCCGCTGTTTGACTGAGTCCAACACTGATGAGGAAggtagtgctgacacacacacacacacacacacacacacacacacacacacacccgaaaCAATGGTAAAGATTGTTTCCGACGATTTGTCAAGTGCTAGTGGACGAACCTCTGACAATGGAAGAACATGGAAGATGCTATTGGTAAAAATAGATATAATCATTAAAGCAATTTGTGTATTGTGATGaggttgtaatcaaaagggtggaatgtaatgggaaaaattacatttaagcataattccttatatttttatgttttatttctactttaattctctcacattattgaaagacagtttatctcagtttctgcttaactgctgagacatccagtctggaatattatgtgagcactgtttgtctgaacagataaaggtacaaggtcacacTTAAACTATCCCACCCAAATctctattttttgtttctttctagaaaggcacagttgtcttacagtcattactttgaattaaaaCCACTATTGATGTATTGGTAGAAAAGTATAAGGATAATAAAGACAACATGAGCCTCTTTCCCCATTGATTCCAATGGAAGCAATCCTAAAACTTAACCCTGGTAAGATGGCCGCCAAGTGGTTCCATCCTGGAATGGCAAGTCAGaattacatgtcatatctattgttctatatctatgatgtgagcactgtttaTCTGAAcagataaaggtacaaggtcacccttaaactatctctagttttctcATGCCTGTTTAGATGTAacgggggggtgaaagtcgtacagggaggaggaggtgagatgactccaagatgtctcttgtatttctctgattgtcttcatgtgtatcagattgcctgtcaaaattgtagcgtcataataatccaagtgcgtgtgtgctgtcactctgaagatgcatataagcctggtgttcttgttcactcatttgagaaactgactccacactgggctgcggccttttgtgaaatcatgttgctccaatttgcaaaaatatatatatatatatatatatatgtttttaataaaatacaaaaacccaacttgattctagtctcagtctgtctcatttgtttcaatttactaaactctgaaaacctctccccctgctgcaaaggaaacttccacaacACTATGACGgggtaaaattggttttgcattctatcacccctttaatgtaaTGCATTGCATAACAACACAACAATGAAAAGTCCTGTATGGGCCTTTTAGATATAGACATTTTACATTAGTTaagtattgtat from Perca fluviatilis chromosome 21, GENO_Pfluv_1.0, whole genome shotgun sequence carries:
- the LOC120551582 gene encoding stonustoxin subunit beta-like — its product is MASDTKTVAALGRPFTLGMLYDARRDELIPGLTLWDDKTLQGKITEISQRTSAFEISTSDSTESKCTLLDVEPSMKASFLCGQIEVGGSAKYLNDKKKFYNQSRVTCQYKATTNFTQLIIEHLTMETQQMDVIKKSSATHVVTGILYGANAFFVFDSEKFEASSVQDIQDRMRAAITMIPYFEFKKIEAKTELKLTNEEKDLTNKLSCKFHGDLILESNPSTFQDAVKTYEQLPKLLGEKGEKAVPVKVWLMPLKNLDPEAAELTREISDGLVRKAQDNLEDLREIEMRCNDSLEDKVVKNVSVIREELSTLQKLCGNYASNLQQALAKNLSSIREGKEDEISLYQLFEDRDKSPFSQEKLTQWLDRKEREINVIRSCVDTMEGTKIVPNQSELDRQVLAPGVEDALCFVFTSVERGDTDLDVMADYLGVQKLGSTIEDPWYYSDEVFSNMREKTKAFHNFAKAQKNNSRFRFLIAVIANKNYTGATIYHYKSGNLVSEDVSNLELPPVEKITDRRDLIWYACDLNLDPNTVNCLLTLSEGNKKATCGAKQYYPDHPDRFDTHPQVLCKESLSGQHYWEVEWSQSSKQSVYVAVAYCKIDRKSHRSDGKLGHNVVSWTLGQKSTVPSRLIRAYHNGKKVKEISFPSGCNIVGVYLDWPAGTLSFYRVSSNTLTHLYTFRTTFTEPVYPGFKVYHKANFAYLRPVEQNQEQ